Genomic window (Candidatus Neomarinimicrobiota bacterium):
GGGAGTTCGATACCATTCAGATTGAATCATCCGAAGGGGCACCCAATGCTTCTACCACACAATCCTCTAATCAAATTGCTCCGGAACCCCTTGCTGAAGTTGAACATATTTTGGCAGTTGCCAGCGGAAAAGGTGGAGTGGGAAAATCAACCATTGCTACCAATCTCGCATGCTCACTAAAAAATCTTGGTTATAAAGTTGGCTTGTTAGATCTTGATATTTATGGGCCTTCTCTTCCAATTATTTTAGGTATTTCTGAACAACCTGAGCTCACTCAAGACAAAAAACTTGTTCCAATTGATTATCATGGAATAAAAGTAATGAGTTTTGGATTTATCAGTGGCAATGACACTCCAACAATTTGGCGAGGTCCATTAATTGCAAGAATGACCGAACAGTTTTTCCGTGATGTTACGTGGGGCGTTCTTGACTTTCTTGTATTAGATCTTCCGCCTGGAACCGGTGATGTCCACCTTACTTTGACCCAAAAGTTAAGGATAAGTGGAGCTTTAATTGTAACAACGCCACAGGATATTGCTCTTGCAGATGTTAGAAAGGGCGCAGATATGTTTCGAAAGGTTCAGGCACCTGTGCTCGGCGTGATTGAAAATATGTCAGGTCTTGATATAACGGGAGAAATTCGCGGCGATATTCAGTCTTTAACAATAGATGGCAATCAAATTGAGGTGGATAAAGCAGGTAAATTTTCGTACAAAATAAATTTATTTAAAATGGGTGGTGGTGAAAAAGAAAGCGAGAGACTTGATGTTCCGCTATTGGCAAAAATTCCAATATCCAAGGAATTAATGGATTCAACAGATAGCGGAACGCCAATTACACTCATAAAACCAGATTCTTCTGTAAGTAGTATTTTTAGTGAAGTTGCCAATAAGGTTGTTTCGCATCTGCAGGGTTAATCCTGCTTTCAATGACATCTAATTTTTCAGAGATTTTAGTGCTGATGTTTTTGGGATTTAGCACATTTTTTCCAATCTTTTTCATTTTAATTCCACGACATAAAATTGATTCCGGGTTTTATAATTTTAATCTTGGGTTATCTGGGATAGTAGCAAGTTTTGCACTGATGCTCTTATGGATTGCAAACATAGAAATGTCCGTACTTATTTATGTATTCGGTTGGCTTGCAGTTCATTTAATAATAACATCTATTTATTGGAACTCTGAATCTATTTCGTTTATTCCTTTACTTGTTTCTTCTCTTTTAGGATTGGTAGTTTTTTGGATTATTTTTATTCACTTTCATCCAGAACTCGCATCCCCACGTTCTGGATTTATTACTCTGATTGGAAATGGAATTTTGTCAGGAGTGTTTTTTGCGATGATTCTTGGACATTGGTATTTGAATGTTATCAGATTACCTATTCGTTTATTAAGAAATGTTACCATTGTATTGTTTATACTTGTTGGGATTCGTGTAGGAATTGATTTATACGGATTAATAACACAAACAGTTCTAACTCCAATCGGGACGCCCATTCCATTGTATATATTCGTAACGACTTTTGGAGGGTTTTTTATTTCCCTGGCATTGTTTTTCGGTCTTATCGTACCGGTAATTGTATTGGCCATGGTTTGGAAGACGATTCAAATTCAATCCACCCAGAGTGCGACCGGACTGTTGTATGTATCATGCGTTTCTGTGTTATTTGGTGATTTATTTTACAGGTATTGTCTAATGCAGTACGGATTGGTGTTGTGATCAACCGCATACTTGATTGTGAAAAATGTAATAAGGTTAAAACTCTTCCCGAGGATGGTTTTTCATGTGATAGGTGCGAAAACCCTGATTTAATAAATCGTTCATTTGATTTTAAAGAATGCCCAGTTTGCGGAGGAAAACAATTTTATAAACGTAAAGATTTTAATTCTGCACTTGGCTGCATTATGGTTCTTATAGGTGCGCTATTTGTTCCACTCACTTATGGATTGAGTTTATTGGTTGTAGCGATTTTAGACTGGGCGCTTTACAGAAAAATATCCAATTCTGTTGTCTGCTATTTATGTAAAGCCGAATTTAAGAAATTTGGAAACATTCCTGAGTTTATCAATGTTTTTGATCATCATACTGCCGAACTTTATGAGGAACCATAAAGTGGGCTTGTTGTATATAGAAAAACTGAAGGAGTCCCCTGTTGATTCCGTAAGTGCAAAATGGTAACTTCGCGTGCTTTTTTGATGCAAGAATAATTAGGTATAATGACTTTACAAAATACAAACAATACACAATTTGACCAGGATCATCTTCCACGCCATATTGCGATTATTATGGACGGGAACGGTCGTTGGGCTAAAAGCCGTGGGCTACCTAGGATAACGGGTCACGCAGAAGGTATTAATTCTGTACGAGAAATAACACGCGTAGCCGGCGAAATTGGTATAATGCATCTGACGCTTTATACCTTCTCTCAGGAAAATTGGTCGCGTCCGGCAACAGAAGTATCCGCCTTAATGAAGCTTCTTTTAAAAACAATACGAAAAGAAGTTGAAAACTTAAATGAAAACAATGTCCGGCTAACTACGATAGGCAATGTAAGCGATTTACCCGATGGTGCAAGAAAAGAGATTGAAGAGGGGATCGAGCTAACAAAACATAACTCTGGGTTGAATTTGAATCTTGCCTTGAGTTATGGCGGACGACAAGAATTAATAGCTGCGATTATACAAATTGGGAAAAAATTAAAAGATGGTAGTTTAAAACCTGAAGATGTGGATGAATCTCTTGTCGCGTCAATGCTATATACTTCGGATATCCCCGATCCAGATTTATTGATTCGCACTGGCGGAGAATATAGAGTAAGCAATTTTCTATTGTGGCAAATAGCATACACTGAAATGGTTGTAACCCAAAACTATTGGCCTGAATTCCGAGAAAATGATTTATTAGAAGCTATCAAGATTTATCAGGATAGAGATCGCCGGTTTGGGAAAGTCAGCGGTCAGGTAGCATAATGAAAAAAACAATCCAATTCGCTTTAAGCATTCTTATGATTTGCATTTCATTTGCCATGGGACAGGAACTTCAGGAAGTAACCCTCAAAGCTGTAAGCGTGGAGGGCAATATCACCACTTCTGACAATATGATTCGATATACAGCTGGATTGAAAGCCGAGCAGACCGTACGATTAAAAGATTTCTCGAATGCGGTTGACAGATTGTGGAAGCTGGGGTTATTTAAAAATATTCAAATTAAGGTGGAAGAAGATTCGCCGGATGGAATGTCTATACGAATTGAAGTGGAAGAGAACCCCATTCTTGGAGAAGTTGTATATAAAGAAAATAAAAAGATTAAGGACCGCACCTTTCGCGATGAATTGGAATTTCGTAAAGGTCAACGGATTAAACCAGATTTGATCGCAAAATCTATCCGCTCTATTCAAAACCTATATGATGAAAAAGGATATTTAAACGCAGTTGTTTCTGCCGAACTGACCATACCAGAAAATATCTCTGCAGATGCAAGTACTTCAGAAAAAAATACACGGAATCTTATTTTCACTATTAAAGAGAATAAAAAAGTTAAAACGAGGAGAATTATTTTTGATGGTAATTCAGCATTTTCTGATCTCAGATTGCGCCGGGTTCTTTCAGAAACAAAACAACAAAGATGGTATTTATTTTGGCGTCCTAGTTTTGATGAAGAAAAATTTGAAGAAGATAAACTAGCTTTAACTGGGTTTTACCGTAATAGAGGTTACCGTGATTTTAATATCTTGAGCGATTCGGTTTACTTTGATGATTCTGGAAAAAGATTGTATTTGCAAATAAATGTGCACGAAGGACCCAGATACAAATATCGAAACTTTACTTGGGATGGCCAATCTCTTTTTACTAGGGATATTTTGGAAAGTGCTCTTGGATTAGAAAAAGGCGATTTTTTCAGCGAAGAAGATTTAAACTTAGCGGTATTAGAAAAAGTTCAGTCGCTTTATCTTGATAAAGGTTACATCTATAGTCAAATTGAACCTCAAATTACTCCTGCAGGTGAAGACTCCCTGGATATTCATTTTGTGATAATTGAAAACCATCAAGTAAAAGTTCGAAACATATATGTTTATGGGAATACAAAAACGAGAGAAAATGTTATTCGAAGAGAATTAAAGATTTATCCGGGCGATATATTTAATCGTAAAACATTACAGCGAAGTGTTAGAGATTTGTTTGTACTGAATTTTTTCGAAAATGTTGTTCCCGATGTTTCTCGAGTAAATGAAGATGAAGTAGATCTTGAATTTACAGTGGCTGAGAAACCTACAGACGAAATTACGGCTAGCGTTGGTATTACCGGTGCATACGGAATGGAAGGCGGCGGAAGTGTTAATATGAAAAATTTCCGAGGGTTAGGCCAACAATTTGGGATATTTTTTAAAGTGGGGTCTCAATATAGTGTGTATAACCAAGACCCGGGGAAATACCAGTCATTCAGCCTTCGATTTGTTGACCCAATGATTTTTGATTCACCCAATAGGATTGGCTTTAGTTTAAGTTATTCATATCGCGGATCTGCAACTCAATATTATTTCCCCCTAGACATTCTTGTACGAGGTGGATCTATAGAATGGGGTCGAAGATTCAAATGGCCCGACGATTATTTTAGTGGATATTGGATTTTTCGAACGCAAAAGAAGGATTATCAAGGTACCGATGAGGATCTTGAAACTTATTTAAATGGAATTACTAGCACAGTTGGATTAAATATAACCCAAGTTTTATCCCGGAATAGCCATGACAGAGCAGAATTTCCGACACGAGGATCAAAGCTATCCCTAGTTTCAACCTTATCTGGAGGCATTCTTGGAGGGAACGAAGACTTTCATAAACATGTTTTGAATTTAGAATGGTATACACCTACATTCTGGAAATTCGTATTAATGAGCTCTTTCAAAATGGGCGTTATCCGTCCTATGGGGTCTTCAGGAGATGAGGTTTCTATTGTGCCCTTTGATGAAAAATTTATCATGGGCGGCAATGGAATACCCTATGGTACAATGTTAAGAGGATATCGTGACAATGCGGTTGGGCCAAGAACTTCAAGTGGGTCTCCTTTAGGTGGTAGTGCTATGCTTAAATTCACCTCTGAATTCAGGATTCCTATTTCTGAAAGTCCTGTAGTATATGGATTAGCTTTTGCAGAAATGGGGAATGTTTGGGATGATCAAAATATGTCAGAACCATATTATTTAGATCGTTCTGGAGCATTAGATTTGAAGAGATCTGTTGGCGTAGGAATCCGATTTTTTATGCCAATGATTGGTATGCTTGGTTTTGATTACGGATATGGTTTTGATGACGCCGATGGAGATGGTAATAAAGAAGGCTGGATGGCAACCATTATTTTTGGACAAGGGAATTATTAAACATTACAAGGAGATAAATGTGATTAAATCAATAAAACAAACGCTGCTGGTTCTGGGGTTTTTATTAATCCCCGTATTTGCAAATGCTCAAATGCAAATTGGTTTTGTACAATCTGATCGTATTCGTGCTGAATATGAGGAATTCAAGGATGCAGAATCCCAATTGCAGATGGAGTATCAAAAAGTGCAGGAAGAATATAGATTAATGCTTACCCAGCTTGACAGCATGAACCAAGCATTTGAGGCTCAAAGGCTTATGAGTTCACCTGAGTGGCGTCGTGAAAAGGAGCAAGAGGTTCAAGACGCAGAAAGAATGATCCAAGTTTTTCAAGCGCAAAAAATTGGTCCTGAAGGTGAATTATATCGCCGTCAAGCCCAGTTGGAATTTGAGATATTAACAAAGGTTAAAAGGGCAGTTGATAAAGTTGCCGCCACTAAGAAGTTTGATTATATCATTGATGGCTCTGTTGCCCTCTTGTATGGGAACCCCACTCATGATTTAACCGACGATGTCCTCTTTGAATTGAGAAAATATAGTCTACCGGAATCTTCTGATTCTAAGTAAGTAGCACTCGGCGTGTTTACTCTCAAGGAAATAGCGACCTTGGTTAACGGAGAAGTTGTAGGAGATGGCGATGTACTTATTACAGGAGTTTCTGACATTCGCAATTCAAAACCCGGAACCATTACCTTTTTAAATGGACGGAAATACATGGAATATTCCTATTCGTCCAAAGCATCAGCAATAGTTACGAATGAAAAAGAGATTCTAGGAAATATGGATGGAATCTTCGTGGATGATGTACGCATTTGTATGGCTAAAATAATTAAACAATTTGCTCCTGAGTTAAAAGTAAAACCCGGTTTAAATAAAACTGCCAAAATTGCTTCAAGCGCAACCATAGGAAAAAATGTATCGGTTGGACCTTTTGCCGTTATTGAAACTGACGTTCAAATTGGCGACAATACGAACATAGGTGCACAAGCGGTTATTGAAGAAGGTGTAATTATAGGTTCAAATGTTAGTATACATTCAGGAGTGAAAGTATATAAAAATTGTAAGATTGGCAGTCAAGTCACCATTTTTTCAGGTACGGTAATTGGAGCTGACGGATTCGGATTTGTGACAGAAAATGATTATCCATTTAGAATCCCTCAAATTGGTCGGGTGATAATCCGAGATAAAGTAGAAATTGGTCCCAATTGTTCAATTGATCGAGGAACAATAGGAGATACAATTATCGGAGAGGGATCAAAATTTGATGGCCAAATACATATTGGACACAATGTTCAAATTGGCAAGGGGTGTCTTTTTGCCGGACATTCTGCTATTGGAGGTAGTACAATTATAGGGGATTACTGTATGTTCGGCGGAAAAAGCACAGCAACAGATCATATTACAGTTGGGGACAAATCTATGGTTGCTGCAGTATCAGCGGTAATGAAATCTGTGCCAGGCGGAGAGATTTATAGCGGGCGCCCTGCACGAAAACTTCGCGATCAACAGAAAAAAGATGCTGTATTAACTCAAATTTCAGGATTGAAAAAACGACTTAGAAAGTTGGAGGAGAATTCCTAACATTCGGAAGGTAGAATATGGAAAGAAACCAGAAAACAATAGCTAAATCTGCTTCTTGTATTGGTGTCGGTCTTCATACCGGAGTTGAGAGTACAATAACCTTTAAACCAGCGCCAGAGGATTATGGTATTCGATTTGCTAGAACAGATGTTACGGGTTGTCCTGAGATCAGAGCTGATATTGAACATGTAGTCGATATTTCACGGGGGACGACCATCGAAGAAAATGGAGTTAGAATCCAAACTGTAGAGCATGCTCTTGCCGCAGTTACCGGTCTTAGAATTGATAATATTCTAATTGAGCTAACCGAAAAAGAAGCCCCCGTTATGGATGGAAGTGCAAAAGATTTTGTTGATGTAATTATGGATGCTGGCATTGTTGAACAATCGAAGTCTCGATCTGTTCTCGTTATTGATAAACCTGTTATGTATTCTGACCCTAAAAAAGAAATTGATATTCATGTTGTTCCTTCAGATCGCTTTAGAATTACGTTTATGGTTGACTATTCTCTTCCTCAATTAGGTACACAGTACGAAGCAATCTATAATATGGCTGAAGATTTTGCAGAAGAAGTAGCACCCGCTAGAACGTTTTGTTTTTTAAGCGAAGTGGAAATGTTGAAAGAAAAAGGGCTTATTAAAGGTGGTAGTTTGGATAATGCTATTGTAATTGTTGATAAAGAAATTGATATAAAAGAAGTGAATAGTTTGCAAAAAGAGTTTGGTGTCCAAGAAGCGATAAGTTTAGGAGCCAATGGTATCCTGAATGGAAAAGTTTTAAGATTCAAAAATGAACCAGTGAGGCATAAAGCGTTGGATTTAATAGGTGA
Coding sequences:
- a CDS encoding OmpH family outer membrane protein, encoding MIKSIKQTLLVLGFLLIPVFANAQMQIGFVQSDRIRAEYEEFKDAESQLQMEYQKVQEEYRLMLTQLDSMNQAFEAQRLMSSPEWRREKEQEVQDAERMIQVFQAQKIGPEGELYRRQAQLEFEILTKVKRAVDKVAATKKFDYIIDGSVALLYGNPTHDLTDDVLFELRKYSLPESSDSK
- the bamA gene encoding outer membrane protein assembly factor BamA, translated to MKKTIQFALSILMICISFAMGQELQEVTLKAVSVEGNITTSDNMIRYTAGLKAEQTVRLKDFSNAVDRLWKLGLFKNIQIKVEEDSPDGMSIRIEVEENPILGEVVYKENKKIKDRTFRDELEFRKGQRIKPDLIAKSIRSIQNLYDEKGYLNAVVSAELTIPENISADASTSEKNTRNLIFTIKENKKVKTRRIIFDGNSAFSDLRLRRVLSETKQQRWYLFWRPSFDEEKFEEDKLALTGFYRNRGYRDFNILSDSVYFDDSGKRLYLQINVHEGPRYKYRNFTWDGQSLFTRDILESALGLEKGDFFSEEDLNLAVLEKVQSLYLDKGYIYSQIEPQITPAGEDSLDIHFVIIENHQVKVRNIYVYGNTKTRENVIRRELKIYPGDIFNRKTLQRSVRDLFVLNFFENVVPDVSRVNEDEVDLEFTVAEKPTDEITASVGITGAYGMEGGGSVNMKNFRGLGQQFGIFFKVGSQYSVYNQDPGKYQSFSLRFVDPMIFDSPNRIGFSLSYSYRGSATQYYFPLDILVRGGSIEWGRRFKWPDDYFSGYWIFRTQKKDYQGTDEDLETYLNGITSTVGLNITQVLSRNSHDRAEFPTRGSKLSLVSTLSGGILGGNEDFHKHVLNLEWYTPTFWKFVLMSSFKMGVIRPMGSSGDEVSIVPFDEKFIMGGNGIPYGTMLRGYRDNAVGPRTSSGSPLGGSAMLKFTSEFRIPISESPVVYGLAFAEMGNVWDDQNMSEPYYLDRSGALDLKRSVGVGIRFFMPMIGMLGFDYGYGFDDADGDGNKEGWMATIIFGQGNY
- a CDS encoding isoprenyl transferase; protein product: MTLQNTNNTQFDQDHLPRHIAIIMDGNGRWAKSRGLPRITGHAEGINSVREITRVAGEIGIMHLTLYTFSQENWSRPATEVSALMKLLLKTIRKEVENLNENNVRLTTIGNVSDLPDGARKEIEEGIELTKHNSGLNLNLALSYGGRQELIAAIIQIGKKLKDGSLKPEDVDESLVASMLYTSDIPDPDLLIRTGGEYRVSNFLLWQIAYTEMVVTQNYWPEFRENDLLEAIKIYQDRDRRFGKVSGQVA
- the lpxD gene encoding UDP-3-O-(3-hydroxymyristoyl)glucosamine N-acyltransferase, encoding MVNGEVVGDGDVLITGVSDIRNSKPGTITFLNGRKYMEYSYSSKASAIVTNEKEILGNMDGIFVDDVRICMAKIIKQFAPELKVKPGLNKTAKIASSATIGKNVSVGPFAVIETDVQIGDNTNIGAQAVIEEGVIIGSNVSIHSGVKVYKNCKIGSQVTIFSGTVIGADGFGFVTENDYPFRIPQIGRVIIRDKVEIGPNCSIDRGTIGDTIIGEGSKFDGQIHIGHNVQIGKGCLFAGHSAIGGSTIIGDYCMFGGKSTATDHITVGDKSMVAAVSAVMKSVPGGEIYSGRPARKLRDQQKKDAVLTQISGLKKRLRKLEENS
- a CDS encoding Mrp/NBP35 family ATP-binding protein, which produces MNQSQVIDILKSVLYPGFSRDIVSFGMVDNIHIDDKSIVITLKLSTQQDDKKEAVVKLVQEKLDSTGEFDTIQIESSEGAPNASTTQSSNQIAPEPLAEVEHILAVASGKGGVGKSTIATNLACSLKNLGYKVGLLDLDIYGPSLPIILGISEQPELTQDKKLVPIDYHGIKVMSFGFISGNDTPTIWRGPLIARMTEQFFRDVTWGVLDFLVLDLPPGTGDVHLTLTQKLRISGALIVTTPQDIALADVRKGADMFRKVQAPVLGVIENMSGLDITGEIRGDIQSLTIDGNQIEVDKAGKFSYKINLFKMGGGEKESERLDVPLLAKIPISKELMDSTDSGTPITLIKPDSSVSSIFSEVANKVVSHLQG